The following DNA comes from Kaistia sp. 32K.
TGAGGTGCGCATGTCGATGACGGTTACTGACTATGCGAAGGCCACGAAGGAACTCGCGGACGCCAATCCGCGTAAGCTCGATCCCTATCGGCCCTTTCTCCAGTTTCTGGTCGGACACCTCACCTTCACGGGGGTCATTCTCGTCGGGGCACTCGCAACCTTGCCGAAAAAGGGCGCGGAGCTGGAACCGCCGATGGCTGCCGCGCTCGGCGGTGTCCTTGCCTGGATGGCGCTATCAGCGCTGGCAGCAAGCTTGCTCGCACTCGTCGCGCAGGTGCTCCGGTTTGTCTACGTCCGCAGCAAGTGGGATCCGGCCTGGGATTGGAGCCGGGCTGTCGGAATCGCCTGCGTGCTGTTGCCGATAGGGCTAGGCATGGTGGCCGTGGCCTATTGCCTGCGTGCCGGTGTCGCGCTCCTCGGCGGCGCGGCGACCCTGCCGTCGCTCCTCGATACCGTCAAAGGCTTGTTCGTCTGAGCGGCCTCAGGCCTTCTTGACGAACTCGGCGCGGAGCACGAGGCCCTTCACCTGCTTGGTGTTGCATTCGAAGGTGTCGGGATCGTCGATCAGGCGGATGCCCTTCACCAGCGTGCCGCGCTTCAGCGTCTCGGACGTGCCCTTGACCTTCAGATCCTTGATCAGCGTGACGCTGTCGCCGTCCTTGAGCGGCGTGCCGTTGCTGTCGCGCACGATGATGTCGTCGGTCATGGTCTGTCCTGGGTAAGGGGAGGTCGGGGCTGGCAGCCGTCTCAGACGGCGCGCCAGCCGATGTCGCGGCGGGCGAAGCCTTCCGGCCAGTCGATCGTGTCGACGGCCGCATAGGCGCGGCTCTGCGCCTCGGCGACGCTGGCGCCGAGCGCCGTGACGTTGAGGACGCGGCCGCCATTGGCGACCAGCTTGCCGTCGGAAAGCGCGGTGCCGGCCTGGAACACCTGCGTCTCCGGCAGCGCGTTGGCCGCCTCGACGCCGGAGATCGGCGTGCCCTTGGCATAGTCGCCGGGATAGCCCTTGGCCGCCATGACGACGGTCAGCGCCGCTTCCGGCCGCCAGCGCGTCTCGACGCCGGCGAGCTTGCCCTCGGCGGCCGCGAGCAGCAGCTCGAGCAGGTCGCTCTCCAGCCGCATCATCAGCACCTGGCATTCCGGATCGCCGAAGCGGACATTGTATTCGATCAGCTCCGGGCCCTTGGCGGTGATCATCAGGCCGGCGAACAGCACGCCCTTGAACGGGGCGCCGCGCGCCGCCATCGCCTTCATCGTCGGGCGGATGATCTCGTTCATCGTCCGCTCGATCATCGCCTCGGTCATCACCGGCGCGGGCGAATAGGCGCCCATGCCGCCGGTATTCGGGCCGGTGTCGCCGTCGCCGACGCGCTTGTGGTCCTGCGCGGTCGCGAGCGGCACGGCGTCGACGCCGTCGCAGACGGCGAAGAAGCTCGCCTCCTCGCCGATCAGGCATTCTTCCACCACGACCTCGGCGCCGGCCGAGCCGAAGGCGCCGTCGAAGCAGGCGTCGATCGCCGCATGCGCCTCGTCCAGCGTCTCGGCCACGACAACGCCCTTGCCGGCGGCGATGCCGTCCGCCTTGACGACGATCGGCGCGCCCATGCGGGTCGCGTAGTCGCGGGCCGGGGCGGCTTCCGTGAAGCGCTGGTAGGCGGCGGTCGGGATGTCCGCCTCGGCGCAGAGATCCTTGGTGTAGCCCTTCGAGCCTTCGAGGCGCGACGCCTCGCGGCTCGGGCCGAACACCTTGATACCGGCAGCATCGAGCGCGTCGGCGAGGCCGGCGACCAGCGGCGCCTCGGGGCCGACGACGACGAAATCGATCATGTTGTGGCGGCAGAAATCGACGACCGCGTGATGGTCGAACGGATCGAGCCGCACGAGCTCGGCGAGCGCGCCGATGCCCGGATTGCCGGGGGCGGCGTAGAGCTGGCCGAGGCGCGGCGATTTCCGGAGCGCCCAGGCCAGCGCATGCTCGCGGCCGCCCGATCCGATCAGGAGAATGTTGATGCGCGTCTCGCTCATGTCTGGCCCGTCCTTCGATCCCGTGCGCGGCGCTTAGCAAGCGAAGGGCGGAATGTCGAATCCGGAGGTGGGATCCGGCGACGTTATCGCAGGTCTTTCGCCAGGAAGACGGTGCCTTCGATCGGCGTGGCGTAGTAGGGCTCGATCCTGCGGAAACCCGTCTTGCCATAGAGCGCCAGCGCCGCGCCCAGGCTCGGCAGCGTATCGAGCCGCATCTCGCGATAGCCGATACGCCGGGCCTCGGCGACGAGGGCGTCGACCAGCGCGCGGCCGACGCCGAGCCCGCGGCCATCCGGCGCCACATAGAGCCGTTTCATCTCGCAGATCTCGGCGTCCAGAGGCCGAAGGCCGACGCAACCGAGCGGCAGACCCGACGCGGCCCGCGCCAGAAGCAATTCTCCGCCGGGCGGCGCGTATTTCCCCGGCATGGACGCGATTTCCGTCTCGAAATCCTGGAAGCGGAGATCGATGTCGAGCGAGGCGGCGTAGGCGCGGATCATGCCGACGACGACAGCGAGATCGTCGTCGCTCCGGACGGGGCGGATCTGGAAGGAGGTTTCGGACATGCCCAAGCCTAGCCTCCGGCGTGGGCGGAGACAACGGAGGCGCGTTGGCGGGAAAGCCGCGCTTACAGCAAGTCGTCGCGTGGCGCCCGCCGGGATCGGGTGTATGAAGGGGCCGTCACGACCGAAGCGGAAGAGCCCGATGAGCCTGAACCATGGAACCGTCGCCGATGCCGACCGGGGCAACTGGGTCGATCATTTCGCGCCGCCATGGCTGCGCCCCTATGCCAGGCTCGCGCGCTGGGACCGGCCGATCGGCTGGCGGCTGCTGCTCCTGCCGTGCTGGTGGGCGGCGGCGATGGCGAGCGGCGTCGCCGGCTCGACGCTTCCCAATATCGGACACCTGATCCTGTTTCTGATCGGCGCCGTCGCCATGCGCGGCGCCGGCTGCACCTATAACGACATCGTCGACCGCGAGCTCGACGCCGGCGTGGCGCGCACGCGTTCGCGGCCGATCCCGAGCGGCCAGGTCAGCGTCCGCAACGCCAAGATCTTCCTGATCCTGCAGGCGCTCGCCGGTCTCGTGGTGCTCCTGTTCTTCAACTGGTTTTCGGTGGCGCTCGGCGTCGCCTCGCTGGTGGTGGTCGCCGCCTATCCGTTCATGAAGCGGATCACCGACTGGCCGCAATTCGTGCTCGGCCTCGCCTTTTCCTGGGGCGCGCTGATCGGCTGGTCGGCCGTGTTCGGCAGCCTGTCGCTGGCGCCGCTGCTGCTCTATGCCGGCAGCGTGCTGTGGACGATCGGCTACGACACGATCTACGCGCTGCAGGACATCGAGGACGACAAGATCATGGGCGTGCGCTCGACCGCCCGCCTGTTCGGCGACCGCGCGCCCGAGATGGTCGGCCTGCTCTATGCGGGCTCGACGCTGTTCTGGGCCGGCGCGCTCGTCGCCGCCGGCGTCCATTGGATCGCCTGGCTCGGGCTCGCGCTCTTCGCCGCCCATCTCGCCTGGCAGGTCCTGAGCGTGCGCCTCGACAACGACGCGCTGGCGCTTCGTCTGTTCAAGTCGAACTGGCCGGCCGGACTGGTGTTCTTCGCCGGTCTCGTCGTCGCCGGCTGGCTCTGAGGCCCGGTCGCGCAGCACGGCCGGCGGGCCGTTTCCGGTATTCACGAACACGTCACTTGATGATCTCGGGCAGTCGCGCGCTATTCAGCGCGTGACTTTGCCTGCGCATGGAGAATTGCAACAGAGATTCATTTGGGAGCGATAGCTTATGTCTACAGAAGCACTTGCCGCCGTTTCCGAAATCAATCCTGGGCCCGTCATCGACGCCGTGCTCGGCTATCGCGATACCGCCGCCATGAAGGCGGCGATCTCGCTCGATCTTTTTACCCTGCTCGGCGAGGCGCCGGCGACCGCCGCGACGCTCGCGGCGCGCACCAGCGCCTCCCAGCGCGGCCTGCGCATCCTCTGCGACTATCTCGCCGTCAGGGGCATCGTCGAAAAGCGCGGCGATCGCTATCAGCTGAGCCCGACCAGCGCCGTCTTCCTCGACAAGCGCTCGCCCGGCTACATGGGCAGCATCGTCGATTTCCTGGCGTCGCCGGAGATGGTGGCGCTCTGGCTCGACGATCCCGTCGCCTATGTGCGGCAGGGCGGCTCGCTCGGGCTCGCCAACATGTCGCCGGAGAATCCGATCTGGATCAAGTTCGCGGAAGCCATGGTGCCGCTGGTGATCGGCAGCGCCGAGGGACTGGCGGCCGAGGTGGCGACATGGCCGAACCCGCCGCGCAGGGTGCTCGACATCGCCGCCGGGCACGGCTTCTTCGGCATCGCGGTGGCGCGCGCCGTGCCGGATGCCGAGATCGTCGCGCTCGACTGGCCATCGGTGCTGAAGCTTGCCGAGCGCAACGCCGCCGATGCGGGAATGGCCGGGCGCTATTCGACGATCGCCGGCAGCGCCTTCGATGTCGGCTGGGGCTCGGACTATGATCTCGTGATGATGCCGAACTTCCTGCACCATTTCGACCACGAGACCTGCGTGCTGCTCCTGCGCAAGGCGCGGGCGAGCCTGGCGCCGGGTGGTCGGGTGCTGGCGGTGGAGTTCGTGCCGGAGGAGGATCGCGTCTCGCCGGCCTGGCCGGCGGCCTTCGCCATGATGATGCTGGCGACGACGCAGCGTGGCGACGCCTATACGGCAAAGGAGCTCGGCCTGATGGCGCGGGATGCCGGCTTTGCCGGGGCCAGCGTGCGGCCGATGCCGCCGTCACCGGCGAGTCTGGTGGTGTTCGAGGACTAACCGCTTAGTCGCGGGCGATGATCTCGCGGCCCGAAAGCGTCTCGACCTCGTTGTAGAAGCCGGTCTTGCGGCGCTTCAGGAAGCGCGGGCGGCGGCGGGTGATCGAGGCCGGGGCGCGGCGCGCCTTGGGGTCGCCGACGACCAGCGAGCCGAGCTGCTCGAGCGGCGCCCGCACCGTGCCGTCGCCGTCGACGATCAGCAGCGGCAGGCCGAGCGCGCGGCCCCAGGCCTGCCAGTCGGCCGCGACGTCCTCGCCATTGCCGAGATCCTCGACGACGACCAGCGGCAGCGACATGGCGGGATCGCGGTGCATCAGCTCGACGATGGTGCGGACCGCGCCGGTCTCGGGATCGCCGGACATCCGGACGGCGACGCCGCGAAAGGCGCTGACCGGGGTGGAGAGGGTGGTCGGGATGCCGCCGAGGCGACGCTTGATGATCGCCTGCTCGCGATCGAGATAGACGGCCGGGGTGGTGGCCGAGGCCGGGCCGGCGAGGGTGGCCTCGTAGCGGACGGGAAGCGCGAAGGGATCGAGGCGGAGATCGTTGCCGGATGCCTGAGCCATGCTGTTTGCCATCGTCTTCAACTCCGTCGCTGCCTTGTTTCGGTCCCGCCACCGGGCGGTTAACAGGACCTTAAGGAGAGGGATCCGCTTGACCGGGCCCGCTCTTTGTTGAGGCGACAATGCCACGCGATCGGCCATTCAGAGCTTAAGGGACATGGTTAACGGCCCGGCGATCGCGGGCAGGGTTAGCGGCCGGTGATCGAAGACGGTTGACGAAAACTTGCTGAATTGTGGCAGCGGCGGCGGCGATGGCGGCAGCCCGCCATTTGCGCCGGGGATCCTCCCGGCGGCTTTCGGCCAGAGGCCCGCGCATCGCGCAACCATCGCATGCGGAGAGGGCGCATCTCCCTGTGGGCATCTCCGGCGCGCGACGGCGAACGTGAACTTTTGCAGCGTCCCGGGGCCGGCGGAGTGTGAACTCTTTCGCCTTCGGCTCGTCGTGACGGACGTCGGCTGCCCCACCCTCGGTCGTCATCCCTGCGAAAGCAGGGATCCATACATCCGAAGCCCCGGGAGGTTCGTCCTGCCGGCAACCCAGCTGGATGGATCCCGGGTCAAGCCCGGGATGACGGCGAGGGTGGGGAGACGACGTCTGCCTCAGAGCCGCAGCATCTTGCCGGGGTTCAAAATGCCCTTCGGGTCGAGGGCCAGCTTGATCGTCCGCATCATGTCGATCGCCACCGGCCCTTTGGCGGCGGGCAGCAGGTCGCGCTTCAGGCGGCCGATGCCGTGCTCGGCCGAGATCGAGCCGTGATAGCGGGCGACGATACCGTGTACGAGCGCGTTGACCTCGTCCCAGCGCGCCAGGAAGGCTTCCTTGTCGGCACCAACGGGCTGCGTGATGTTGAAATGGATGTTGCCGTCGCCGAGATGGCCGAAGGGGACCGGCCGGCAGCCGGGCACGAACGCCTCGACGGCGGCGATCGCCTCCTTGAGGAAGGCGGGAACGCTCGCGACCGGCACCGAGACGTCGTGTTTGATCGAGCCGCCTTCCGGCTTCTGCGCTTCCGACATGCCGTGCCGCATCCGCCAGAACGTGTTCCGCTCGGCGAGCGACTGGGCGATCGTGGCGTCCTGCACCACGCCGTTCTCGAAGGCGGTGCCCAGAATGTCCTCGATCGCGCCGCGCGCTGCCTCGTCGGAATGGCCGGACGAGATCTCCATCAGCGCGTACCAGGGGGCTGTGGTCGCCACCGGCTCGCGCGAGCCGGGGATATGGCGGAGCACGAAATCGACGCCGATGCGCGGCATCAGCTCGAAGCCGGTCAGATCATGCCCGGCACGGTCGCGCGCGAGATTGAACAGGGCAAGGGCTGCTTCCGGATCGGCGAGCGCCGCGAAGGCGACGGCCTGGCCCTTCGGGCGGGGATAGAGCTTCAGCACGGCGGCGGTGATGATGCCGAGCGTGCCTTCGCCGCCGATGAAGAGCTGTTTCAGGTCATAGCCGGTATTGTCCTTGCGCAGCGCGCCGAGGCCCTCCCAGATCCTCCCGTCCGCCAGCACCACTTCGAGGCCGAGCACGAGATCGCGCATGTTGCCATAGGCGAGCACGGCCGTGCCGCCGGCATTGGTCGAGATGTTGCCGCCGATCCGGCACGAACCTTCCGAGCCGAGCGAGAGCGGGAACAGCCGGTCGGCCGCTTCCGCCGCGGTCTGCACGTCGGCGAGGATGGCGCCGGCCTCGACCGTCATTGAATAGCCGTCGGCGTCGACGGCGCGGATTTTCGTCATGCGGTCGAGCGACAGCACGATCTCGCCGCCGCTCGAATCGGGAACCTGGCCGCCGACGAGCCCGGTATT
Coding sequences within:
- the ubiA gene encoding 4-hydroxybenzoate octaprenyltransferase, with the translated sequence MSLNHGTVADADRGNWVDHFAPPWLRPYARLARWDRPIGWRLLLLPCWWAAAMASGVAGSTLPNIGHLILFLIGAVAMRGAGCTYNDIVDRELDAGVARTRSRPIPSGQVSVRNAKIFLILQALAGLVVLLFFNWFSVALGVASLVVVAAYPFMKRITDWPQFVLGLAFSWGALIGWSAVFGSLSLAPLLLYAGSVLWTIGYDTIYALQDIEDDKIMGVRSTARLFGDRAPEMVGLLYAGSTLFWAGALVAAGVHWIAWLGLALFAAHLAWQVLSVRLDNDALALRLFKSNWPAGLVFFAGLVVAGWL
- the purD gene encoding phosphoribosylamine--glycine ligase is translated as MNILLIGSGGREHALAWALRKSPRLGQLYAAPGNPGIGALAELVRLDPFDHHAVVDFCRHNMIDFVVVGPEAPLVAGLADALDAAGIKVFGPSREASRLEGSKGYTKDLCAEADIPTAAYQRFTEAAPARDYATRMGAPIVVKADGIAAGKGVVVAETLDEAHAAIDACFDGAFGSAGAEVVVEECLIGEEASFFAVCDGVDAVPLATAQDHKRVGDGDTGPNTGGMGAYSPAPVMTEAMIERTMNEIIRPTMKAMAARGAPFKGVLFAGLMITAKGPELIEYNVRFGDPECQVLMMRLESDLLELLLAAAEGKLAGVETRWRPEAALTVVMAAKGYPGDYAKGTPISGVEAANALPETQVFQAGTALSDGKLVANGGRVLNVTALGASVAEAQSRAYAAVDTIDWPEGFARRDIGWRAV
- a CDS encoding GNAT family N-acetyltransferase; amino-acid sequence: MSETSFQIRPVRSDDDLAVVVGMIRAYAASLDIDLRFQDFETEIASMPGKYAPPGGELLLARAASGLPLGCVGLRPLDAEICEMKRLYVAPDGRGLGVGRALVDALVAEARRIGYREMRLDTLPSLGAALALYGKTGFRRIEPYYATPIEGTVFLAKDLR
- a CDS encoding DUF6101 family protein, producing the protein MAQASGNDLRLDPFALPVRYEATLAGPASATTPAVYLDREQAIIKRRLGGIPTTLSTPVSAFRGVAVRMSGDPETGAVRTIVELMHRDPAMSLPLVVVEDLGNGEDVAADWQAWGRALGLPLLIVDGDGTVRAPLEQLGSLVVGDPKARRAPASITRRRPRFLKRRKTGFYNEVETLSGREIIARD
- a CDS encoding FAD-binding oxidoreductase, which gives rise to MPNRPTPELIARFVALVAPGAALTDPEATRPYRMEWRDKYVGETPLVLRPGSTAEMSAILALANETGTAIVPQSGNTGLVGGQVPDSSGGEIVLSLDRMTKIRAVDADGYSMTVEAGAILADVQTAAEAADRLFPLSLGSEGSCRIGGNISTNAGGTAVLAYGNMRDLVLGLEVVLADGRIWEGLGALRKDNTGYDLKQLFIGGEGTLGIITAAVLKLYPRPKGQAVAFAALADPEAALALFNLARDRAGHDLTGFELMPRIGVDFVLRHIPGSREPVATTAPWYALMEISSGHSDEAARGAIEDILGTAFENGVVQDATIAQSLAERNTFWRMRHGMSEAQKPEGGSIKHDVSVPVASVPAFLKEAIAAVEAFVPGCRPVPFGHLGDGNIHFNITQPVGADKEAFLARWDEVNALVHGIVARYHGSISAEHGIGRLKRDLLPAAKGPVAIDMMRTIKLALDPKGILNPGKMLRL
- a CDS encoding methyltransferase, whose product is MSTEALAAVSEINPGPVIDAVLGYRDTAAMKAAISLDLFTLLGEAPATAATLAARTSASQRGLRILCDYLAVRGIVEKRGDRYQLSPTSAVFLDKRSPGYMGSIVDFLASPEMVALWLDDPVAYVRQGGSLGLANMSPENPIWIKFAEAMVPLVIGSAEGLAAEVATWPNPPRRVLDIAAGHGFFGIAVARAVPDAEIVALDWPSVLKLAERNAADAGMAGRYSTIAGSAFDVGWGSDYDLVMMPNFLHHFDHETCVLLLRKARASLAPGGRVLAVEFVPEEDRVSPAWPAAFAMMMLATTQRGDAYTAKELGLMARDAGFAGASVRPMPPSPASLVVFED
- a CDS encoding alkylphosphonate utilization protein, encoding MTDDIIVRDSNGTPLKDGDSVTLIKDLKVKGTSETLKRGTLVKGIRLIDDPDTFECNTKQVKGLVLRAEFVKKA